A window of Castanea sativa cultivar Marrone di Chiusa Pesio chromosome 1, ASM4071231v1 contains these coding sequences:
- the LOC142621875 gene encoding lariat debranching enzyme-like — protein MRIAIEGCMHGDLDTVYKTLQYAQTKNNFKIDLLLCCGDFQAVRNEKDLESLNVPRKYRSMNSFWKYYSGEEVAPFPTIFIGGNHEASNYLWELYHGGWAAPNIYFLGFAGVVKFGNIRIGGLSGIYNQRHYHLGHYERPPYNENTIRSVYHVREYDVHQLLQVEEPIDIFLSHDWPVCITDYGNSEELIRRKPYFKKEIEERTLGSVAAAQLLEKLKPPYWFSAHLHCKFSALVQHGEGGPVTKFLALDKCLPGRPFLQILEIESEPGPYEIQYDEEWLAITRSFNSVFPLTAKKTNFGSVDLCVEDSRQWLKSRLQERGAKPFQFVRTVPCYNPSQSVSNHSFSGYPRNPQTESYLQLLELPYLLDSMPETKDVSCSPASFIQRGSFSDDSETIPIDDVDELEELAEVDDEEAKELGWNFYNRRLETLMEKRPVPFSATVLFTTVVVFFIAAFPSSANLSFNFYAASCPPAEFMVRNTVRSASSVDPTVPGKLLRLLFHDCFVEGCDASVLLQGNGTERDDPANKSLGGFSVIDSAKRVLEIFCPGTVSCADIVALAARDAVEMAGGPAIQIPTGRRDGMVSAASNVRPNIADTIFSVDDMKKLFSSKGLSLDDLVTLSGAHTIGAAHCRAFNDRFQENSNGNLTLIDTSLNSTYAGELMKQCPAKASPSVTVNNDPETSFMFDNQYYRNLLAHKGLFQSDSVLLDDNRTQKQVVDFANDQVDFFESWGQSFLKLTSIDVKTGDEGEIRKSCSTTNE, from the exons ATGAGGATAGCAATAGAAGGGTGTATGCATGGGGACCTTGACACTGTCTACAAAACTCTTCAGTATGCTCAAACCAAAAACAACTTCAAAATCGACCTCCTCCTCTGTTGCGGTGACTTTCAG GCCGTGAGGAATGAGAAGGATCTGGAGAGCCTAAACGTGCCACGAAAGTACCGCTCCATGAACTCCTTCTGGAAGTACTATTCTGGCGAAGAAGTTGCTCCCTTTCCCACCATTTTCATCGGTGGAAACCACGAGGCCTCTAATTATTTGTGGGAATT GTACCATGGAGGATGGGCAGCACCTAATATATACTTTTTGGGGTTTGCTGGGGTGGTCAAGTTTGGGAACATTCGTATTGGTGGACTTTCTGGAATTTACAATCAACGCCATTATCATTTAG GACACTATGAGAGGCCTCCTTATAATGAGAATACTATTAGGTCAGTATATCATGTTCGTGAATATGATGTCCACCAGCTCCTGCAAGTTGAGGAACCGATTGATATTTTTCTTTCGCATGATTGGCCTGTTTGCATCACTGATTATGGGAACTCAGAGGAACTTATTCGACGCAAACCATATTTCAAGAAGGAG ATTGAGGAAAGAACTCTTGGAAGTGTAGCTGCCGCTCAACTTCTGGAAAAATTGAAACCACCCTATTGGTTTTCAGCTCACCTACATTGCAAGTTTTCTGCTCTTGTTCAGCATGGGGAAGGTGGCCCAGTGACAAAATTTCTTGCACTTGATAAGTGCCTTCCTGGTCGCCCATTTTTACAG ATACTTGAAATTGAATCAGAGCCAGGACCTTATGAGATCCAGTATGATGAAGAATGGCTAGCAATAACTCGGAGTTTCAACTCTGTCTTTCCTTTGACAGcaaaaaagacaaattttgg GAGTGTAGATCTTTGCGTGGAAGATAGTCGTCAATGGCTTAAAAGCAGGCTCCAAGAAAGAGGGGCCAAACCTTTTCAATTTGTTCGAACAGTACCATGTTACAATCCCTCTCAATCTGTCTCCAATCATTCCTTTTCTG GATACCCTAGGAATCCTCAAACAGAATCTTACTTGCAGTTACTAGAACTTCCTTATCTTCTTGATTCCATGCCAGAAACAAAGGATGTATCCTGTAGTCCTGCTTCATTCATTCAAAGAG GTTCTTTTAGTGATGACAGCGAAACCATTCCCATTGATGATGTGGATGAATTGGAAGAACTTGCAGAAGTTGATGATGAGGAAGCCAAAGA ACTTGGTTGGAACTTCTACAATAGAAGGCTAGAAACCCTTATGGAGAAAAGACCAGTACCTTTTTCTGCAACAGTACTCTTCACTACTGTTGTTGTTTTCTTCATTGCTGCTTTTCCTTCTAGTGCCAACCTATCATTTAACTTCTATGCAGCTTCATGCCCACCAGCTGAGTTTATGGTAAGAAACACAGTGAGATCGGCTTCCTCTGTTGATCCAACTGTTCCTGGGAAGCTTCTTCGCTTGCTGTTCCATGACTGCTTCGTGGAG GGTTGTGATGCATCTGTCCTGCTACAAGGAAATGGGACGGAGCGAGATGATCCAGCAAACAAATCTCTTGGAGGATTTTCAGTAATAGATTCAGCTAAAAGAGTACTAGAAATCTTCTGTCCAGGAACTGTTTCTTGTGCTGATATTGTTGCTTTGGCTGCCAGAGACGCTGTTGAAATG GCTGGCGGACCAGCAATTCAGATTCCAACAGGTAGAAGAGATGGGATGGTTTCAGCAGCTTCTAATGTTAGGCCTAATATTGCAGACACGATTTTTTCAGTGGATGACATGAAAAAGCTCTTCTCTTCTAAAGGATTGTCCTTGGATGACCTTGTCACCCTTTCAG GAGCTCACACCATTGGAGCAGCTCACTGCCGCGCATTCAACGATCGTTTTCAAGAAAACTCCAATGGGAATCTCACACTCATTGACACATCCCTTAACAGTACTTATGCTGGAGAGCTCATGAAACAGTGTCCTGCAAAAGCAAGCCCCTCTGTAACTGTTAATAATGATCCTGAAACATCTTTCATGTTTGACAACCAGTACTACCGAAATCTTTTAGCCCACAAGGGGCTATTCCAATCAGATTCCGTTCTGTTAGATGATAACAGAACGCAGAAACAAGTAGTGGATTTCGCAAATGACCAAGTTGACTTTTTTGAGAGTTGGGGTCAGTCATTTTTAAAGCTTACTAGCATTGATGTAAAAACAGGTGATGAAGGAGAAATTAGAAAATCTTGTTCAACAACGAATGAGTAA